In Fibrobacter sp. UWH6, the following are encoded in one genomic region:
- a CDS encoding peptidylprolyl isomerase has protein sequence MSLKLISRGAAALLLTASIASAQLMNSKSLDVIRVEKTGISAGKIDSLAKMLGEQQFRGKKIDDQTMTQLRYAVIDNLVGQELIKLECKKQGIKVPAAKVDSLTKLFKAQFPSEDAFQKELKKSNTTMAQFKEKIEDQLKSEAILEKKVPYPKDPTEKQREAFWELNKSKVAINDSVSGARIVISTKGKSAQEVADAKDMLKGLAAQVRSKKATFAQLAAMYSDDQTAKKTGGVVPKFVKGNDALGKAIAKIKVGEITEVYTDKDGVAIFMLTERNDGKYDSYKHQIDYILRVQAEQDRQAQLKAYLDGLGKTYKVQYLDAKYTPPQAIGGNN, from the coding sequence GACTGCTAGCATCGCTTCTGCACAGTTGATGAATTCCAAGAGCCTGGATGTGATTCGTGTCGAAAAGACTGGTATTTCTGCAGGCAAGATCGATAGCCTTGCCAAGATGCTCGGCGAACAGCAGTTCCGCGGCAAGAAGATTGACGACCAGACGATGACACAGCTCCGTTACGCAGTCATCGACAACCTGGTTGGCCAGGAACTTATCAAGCTGGAATGCAAGAAGCAGGGCATTAAGGTTCCGGCGGCCAAGGTCGACAGCCTGACCAAGCTTTTCAAGGCTCAGTTCCCCAGCGAAGACGCTTTCCAGAAGGAACTGAAGAAGTCCAACACCACCATGGCTCAGTTCAAGGAAAAGATCGAAGATCAGCTGAAGAGCGAAGCTATTCTCGAAAAGAAGGTTCCGTATCCTAAGGATCCTACCGAAAAGCAGCGTGAAGCTTTCTGGGAACTGAACAAGTCTAAGGTTGCCATTAACGACTCTGTTAGCGGTGCCCGTATCGTGATCAGCACCAAAGGCAAGTCTGCTCAGGAAGTGGCTGACGCCAAGGATATGCTGAAGGGTCTTGCAGCACAGGTTCGCTCCAAGAAGGCTACCTTCGCACAGCTGGCTGCCATGTACAGCGACGACCAGACTGCCAAGAAGACCGGCGGTGTGGTTCCCAAGTTCGTTAAGGGTAACGACGCTCTGGGCAAGGCCATTGCCAAGATCAAGGTGGGCGAAATTACCGAAGTCTACACCGACAAGGACGGCGTTGCAATCTTTATGCTTACCGAACGTAATGACGGTAAGTATGATAGCTACAAGCACCAGATTGACTACATCCTGCGCGTGCAGGCTGAACAGGATCGCCAGGCTCAGCTGAAGGCTTACCTGGATGGCCTTGGCAAGACTTACAAGGTTCAGTACCTTGATGCCAAGTACACTCCGCCTCAGGCAATCGGCGGCAATAACTAA
- the prfB gene encoding peptide chain release factor 2 (programmed frameshift), which translates to MAFQTTHTGLIDLRARIDKLWGYLDLEAKTEELYVLEKDSNDPNLWNDQEKAQSMMKKIGNLRDLLNKWTEVSSICNDLAELYEMSKDEESEDLTKSIETDIADLKAKIEEMEFKKMLNGPDDACACLLSIHPGAGGTESQDWALMLFRMYTHFFERERMDFKVVDFQEAEDAGLKSATIEVTCENAYGLLRSEIGVHRLVRISPFDANARRHTSFTAVYLYPEHEDVEFDLDMADVRVDTYRSSGAGGQYINKTDSAVRMTHLPTGIMASCQTERSQIQNRETCYKMLKTMVAEHYRLEEEAKRDARMAEKKKVEWGSQIRSYVLQPYQLVKDLRTGVETSDTAGVLDGKIKPFINAYLLSTSEQQNG; encoded by the exons ATGGCTTTCCAGACTACACATACCGGGCTGATTGATTTGCGTGCGCGTATCGATAAGCTCTGGGGGTATCTT GACTTAGAGGCAAAGACCGAAGAACTTTACGTGTTGGAAAAGGACTCCAACGACCCGAACCTGTGGAATGACCAGGAAAAGGCTCAGAGCATGATGAAGAAGATCGGCAACCTTCGCGATCTTCTGAACAAGTGGACTGAAGTTTCTTCCATTTGCAATGATCTGGCCGAACTTTATGAAATGAGCAAGGACGAAGAGTCCGAAGATTTGACCAAGTCCATCGAAACGGATATCGCTGACCTTAAGGCCAAGATCGAAGAGATGGAATTCAAGAAGATGCTGAATGGCCCTGACGACGCTTGCGCCTGCTTGCTGTCTATCCACCCGGGTGCCGGTGGTACCGAATCCCAGGATTGGGCCTTGATGCTGTTCCGCATGTATACCCACTTCTTTGAACGTGAACGCATGGACTTCAAGGTGGTAGACTTCCAGGAAGCGGAAGATGCCGGCCTTAAGAGCGCAACTATCGAAGTGACCTGCGAAAACGCCTACGGCTTGCTCCGTTCCGAAATCGGCGTGCATCGCCTGGTTCGCATTAGCCCCTTCGATGCCAATGCCCGTCGCCACACCAGCTTTACCGCAGTGTACCTGTACCCCGAACACGAAGACGTGGAATTCGACCTGGATATGGCTGATGTGCGCGTGGATACCTACCGCAGTAGCGGTGCCGGTGGTCAGTACATCAACAAGACGGACTCCGCAGTCCGTATGACCCATTTGCCCACAGGCATTATGGCTAGCTGCCAGACGGAACGTTCTCAGATCCAGAACCGCGAAACCTGTTACAAGATGCTGAAGACCATGGTGGCCGAACATTACCGCCTCGAAGAAGAAGCCAAGCGCGATGCTCGCATGGCTGAAAAGAAGAAGGTGGAATGGGGTAGCCAGATCCGCAGCTATGTTCTGCAGCCTTACCAGCTGGTAAAGGACCTGCGCACTGGCGTAGAAACCTCTGACACCGCCGGCGTTCTGGATGGCAAGATCAAGCCTTTCATTAACGCATACCTGCTTAGCACCAGCGAACAGCAGAACGGCTAA
- a CDS encoding acyltransferase, giving the protein MNSATEQKQYKKASREIYADLLRILAAFVVVFQHTVTSVWYTVPVDSSDFAALNFLNSLSRFGVGVFIMVSGAFMLSPKYPHPPRKIFTHNLPRTLVPLLFWVIVYGIIEQVIAGGDVLDLLSAPLLLFTKPASHLWFLYTIAGLYVLTPPLRVFTEHASRKMVLYVIAIFFAFGLLLPTADHLLVKFAHFRMYKNLSIQGVTSFAGFYLTGFYLAHFGISATARKWLYGAALASWIIAFVAATYISEMRNTPNEYFFGNFRPMTFLMDAAIFAAVRAKFSRKLDKTQHDNAPQHCDNAQHGNEPEHGSRIASCLRWVAALTPCMMGVYLIHPLFIKTFYGLKLTVLEPHPIITAPLAAIGFFGISLGAVYLLRKVPGIRKVL; this is encoded by the coding sequence ATGAATTCAGCTACAGAACAGAAACAGTATAAAAAAGCCTCGCGCGAAATTTACGCCGACTTGCTGCGCATACTAGCCGCATTCGTCGTTGTATTCCAGCACACGGTCACATCTGTTTGGTACACGGTTCCGGTTGACTCCAGTGACTTTGCCGCATTAAACTTTTTGAATAGTTTGAGCAGGTTCGGCGTGGGTGTATTCATCATGGTTAGCGGTGCTTTTATGCTTTCACCCAAGTACCCTCACCCACCTCGCAAAATTTTCACCCATAATCTCCCCCGTACTTTAGTACCGCTCCTGTTTTGGGTGATTGTGTACGGAATCATCGAGCAAGTTATTGCCGGCGGTGACGTTCTGGATTTGCTGTCGGCGCCCCTATTGCTGTTTACCAAGCCCGCTTCACATTTGTGGTTCCTTTATACCATTGCGGGCCTGTACGTTCTGACGCCGCCTCTGCGGGTGTTTACGGAACACGCCTCACGAAAGATGGTCCTGTATGTAATCGCCATCTTCTTCGCCTTTGGTTTGCTACTCCCGACTGCGGATCACCTCCTTGTAAAATTCGCCCACTTCAGGATGTACAAGAACTTGAGTATCCAGGGCGTAACCTCTTTCGCCGGTTTCTATCTCACGGGTTTCTACCTCGCCCACTTCGGGATTTCAGCCACCGCCCGCAAATGGCTGTACGGCGCCGCACTGGCTTCATGGATCATCGCCTTCGTGGCGGCCACCTACATTAGCGAGATGCGCAATACGCCCAACGAATATTTCTTCGGGAATTTCAGGCCCATGACCTTCCTAATGGACGCAGCCATATTCGCCGCCGTCCGCGCAAAGTTCAGCCGCAAGCTCGACAAAACCCAACACGACAATGCACCCCAACACTGCGACAATGCCCAACACGGCAATGAGCCCGAACACGGCAGCCGTATCGCAAGCTGCCTCCGCTGGGTTGCCGCACTCACCCCTTGCATGATGGGCGTGTACTTGATCCACCCGCTGTTTATCAAAACGTTCTACGGCCTCAAATTGACGGTGCTGGAGCCCCACCCCATCATTACGGCACCTCTGGCCGCCATAGGCTTCTTCGGAATTTCGCTGGGGGCCGTTTACCTGCTCCGCAAGGTACCGGGAATCAGGAAGGTGCTGTAA
- a CDS encoding diphosphate--fructose-6-phosphate 1-phosphotransferase, with product MADNLSVLGKARKAYQPKLPVALRKGALNVALNKGKATESVSDQKKIKALFPNTYGAPYIQLKAGKAAGEAKALNVGVVLSGGQAPGGHNVIAGLFDGIKSINKSSKLLGFLGGPSGLENGKFIVINEKIMDSYRNTGGFDIIQSGRTKLETEEQFKKCMAVAKAQKLDAIVIIGGDDSNTNAAVLGEYFQANGASCVVCGCPKTIDGDLKNEYIETSFGFDTAVKTYSELIGNIMRDANSAQKYWHFIKLMGRSASHIALEAALQTHPNVCLISEEVKAKKMKLKQVIKYVADIVAARAADGKNFGVALIPEGLLEFIPDVGVLISELSEALAHHEKEVEGLDTAAKVEKLCQWVSKASAEVLVSLPSFVQAQLMLDRDSHGNVQVSLIETEKLIIDMVKSELKSRKNFKGKFSALNHFFGYEGRCAAPSNFDADYCYSLGYTASVLAFNKMNGYMSSVRDLTKGIEKWTAGGIPITMMMNMERRHGADKPVIQKALVVLDGAPFKFFAANREEWAKTESYTYPGPIQYWGPSEVCDVTNFTIKLERGAMKVAAAKKAPAKKK from the coding sequence ATGGCTGACAATCTGTCCGTCCTCGGCAAGGCTCGCAAGGCCTACCAGCCGAAACTCCCCGTCGCTCTCCGTAAGGGCGCCCTCAATGTCGCACTCAACAAGGGTAAGGCAACTGAATCTGTCTCTGATCAGAAGAAGATCAAGGCTCTGTTCCCCAACACCTACGGTGCTCCCTACATTCAGCTGAAGGCTGGCAAGGCTGCTGGCGAAGCTAAGGCTTTGAACGTTGGCGTTGTTCTTTCTGGCGGTCAGGCACCTGGTGGCCACAACGTTATCGCAGGTCTCTTCGACGGTATCAAGTCCATCAACAAGTCCTCCAAGCTTCTCGGCTTCCTCGGCGGTCCGTCTGGCCTCGAAAACGGCAAGTTCATCGTGATCAACGAAAAGATCATGGACTCCTACCGCAACACTGGTGGATTCGACATCATCCAGTCCGGCCGTACCAAGCTGGAAACTGAAGAACAGTTCAAGAAGTGCATGGCTGTTGCCAAGGCTCAGAAGCTGGACGCCATCGTCATCATCGGCGGTGACGACTCCAACACCAACGCTGCTGTTCTCGGTGAATACTTCCAGGCTAACGGCGCTTCCTGCGTTGTTTGCGGCTGCCCCAAGACTATCGACGGCGACCTCAAGAACGAATACATCGAAACCTCCTTCGGTTTCGACACCGCTGTGAAGACCTACTCTGAACTCATCGGCAACATCATGCGCGATGCTAACTCCGCTCAGAAGTACTGGCACTTCATCAAGCTCATGGGCCGCTCCGCTTCTCACATTGCTCTCGAAGCTGCTCTCCAGACCCACCCGAACGTCTGCTTGATTTCCGAAGAAGTCAAGGCTAAGAAGATGAAGCTGAAGCAGGTCATCAAGTATGTTGCAGACATCGTTGCTGCACGTGCTGCTGACGGCAAGAACTTCGGTGTTGCCCTCATTCCGGAAGGCCTCCTGGAATTCATCCCCGATGTTGGCGTTCTGATTTCTGAACTTTCCGAAGCCCTCGCTCACCACGAAAAGGAAGTTGAAGGCCTCGACACCGCTGCTAAGGTTGAAAAGCTCTGCCAGTGGGTTTCCAAGGCTTCTGCTGAAGTCCTCGTTTCTCTGCCTTCCTTCGTTCAGGCTCAGCTCATGCTGGACCGCGACTCTCATGGCAACGTTCAGGTTTCCCTCATCGAAACCGAAAAGCTCATCATCGACATGGTGAAGAGCGAACTCAAGAGCCGCAAGAACTTCAAGGGCAAGTTCTCCGCTCTCAACCACTTCTTCGGTTACGAAGGCCGTTGCGCAGCTCCGTCCAACTTCGACGCTGACTACTGCTACAGCCTGGGCTACACCGCTTCCGTTCTCGCTTTCAACAAGATGAACGGCTACATGAGCTCTGTTCGCGACCTGACCAAGGGTATCGAAAAGTGGACCGCTGGTGGCATTCCTATCACCATGATGATGAACATGGAACGCCGTCACGGTGCAGACAAGCCGGTTATCCAGAAGGCTCTCGTCGTTCTCGACGGTGCTCCGTTCAAGTTCTTTGCTGCTAACCGCGAAGAATGGGCCAAGACTGAATCCTACACCTATCCGGGTCCGATCCAGTACTGGGGTCCCAGCGAAGTTTGCGACGTTACCAACTTCACCATCAAGCTGGAACGCGGCGCCATGAAGGTTGCTGCTGCTAAGAAGGCTCCGGCCAAGAAGAAGTAA
- a CDS encoding FISUMP domain-containing protein — protein sequence MLNRKIYTIFFAFSLWAALFIYGCGDDSTSSATEQNGNAFIYDTVYVNDSVFNIDTLKILDTLYRIDTVFVDSIIGVLVLNHDTIYLKDSAVIADTAKMKSVLSFKELKYCFDEWEGNRVYTVTSGYTYVCKDEQWVLDRTEPYALTNGTITGVAQKGPFMFHSVINLTELYGDSLSKTTRSYTDEVSGNKGDFVIPAVTLENGIVSMEASGRYYNEVTGTWTTTYMTLQSLVEISAGDQKKVGRTKANINILTHLEYDRVLKLYRMGYSLAAAKKQAQQEIMNAFGFPTKITNAEDLDLFSTANNNGVLMTISLLFLRDLSDSLTAEEISHFRQDIAEDGLWQDSAQKIAMADWAYSFDKNIVRASVSSWNIAEIAYFDNSMNDFWQNAYGIGKCTSTRNAEVMKNQNPNSSNKDRYFICRYGSAWDSATTYEKDTYGWKNDEMGAVKKGSATDSFYVYNGTWSYDPLQTLFQKCDSTKIGMILLDTLSNLYKICRESGIDDATALEYNTYQWEAGTPGEIKTGSVNPDYYYYYVADSAWREAKTVEVDTYQWEDGVDGDVKIGSVNTRNCYIYSVDSWQATATTMCDTYGWADGTEGEFKAGNINTTIIYVWDSDESAWREAKDEFEKNYGACTTNREGEEIPVKACTMSCTEKEWSRATFTDSRDGQKYTYVTIGTQTWMAENLNFVPTVESGQSWCYAGSSPVQSTSPCSERGRYYRWNAALNKTRSSCGYGASCSYSTPIQGSCPAGWHIPTRAEWNTLISFVQTEYSNAVYALRATTTWTTSDNATNDYGFDLKAYGSNPYSNGSFSNVGSRADYWTADQYSSNNGYYIYFSSSSSTTEYADKDDARNIRCVKD from the coding sequence ATGTTGAATAGAAAGATTTATACGATTTTCTTTGCTTTCAGCCTTTGGGCAGCTTTGTTCATTTACGGATGTGGCGATGACTCAACATCTAGTGCAACTGAACAAAATGGGAATGCATTTATATATGACACCGTGTATGTCAATGATTCCGTATTCAATATTGACACGTTAAAAATTCTTGATACGCTGTATCGTATCGACACGGTTTTTGTGGATTCCATCATTGGTGTCCTGGTGTTGAATCATGACACTATTTATTTAAAGGATTCCGCAGTCATTGCGGATACGGCAAAAATGAAATCCGTCCTGTCGTTCAAGGAACTCAAATACTGCTTTGATGAATGGGAAGGAAACCGCGTATACACCGTCACCAGTGGATACACCTATGTCTGTAAAGATGAACAATGGGTTCTTGACCGCACAGAACCTTATGCCCTGACAAACGGCACCATTACTGGCGTCGCCCAGAAGGGCCCCTTCATGTTCCATAGCGTAATCAATCTCACGGAACTTTACGGCGATTCCCTTTCAAAGACAACCCGTTCCTATACCGACGAAGTTTCTGGCAACAAGGGTGACTTCGTGATACCCGCCGTAACTCTTGAAAACGGCATCGTGTCCATGGAAGCATCCGGCCGATATTACAATGAAGTCACCGGCACATGGACGACAACTTATATGACATTACAGTCCCTTGTAGAAATTTCTGCAGGCGACCAGAAAAAGGTTGGACGTACCAAAGCGAACATCAATATCCTCACCCACCTGGAATATGACCGCGTATTAAAACTTTATCGGATGGGATATTCTTTAGCTGCTGCAAAAAAACAGGCACAGCAGGAAATCATGAACGCATTCGGGTTCCCCACCAAGATTACCAACGCCGAAGATCTTGACCTGTTCAGCACCGCCAACAACAACGGCGTACTGATGACAATCTCGCTGCTGTTCCTCAGGGATCTAAGCGATTCTCTTACCGCAGAAGAAATCAGTCATTTTAGGCAGGACATTGCCGAAGATGGCCTCTGGCAAGATTCTGCGCAGAAAATCGCCATGGCCGACTGGGCCTATAGTTTTGACAAGAACATTGTTCGCGCTTCGGTGTCCAGCTGGAACATTGCGGAAATCGCATATTTCGATAACAGTATGAATGACTTCTGGCAGAACGCCTATGGCATCGGAAAATGCACCTCTACCCGTAACGCCGAAGTCATGAAGAATCAGAATCCCAACAGTTCTAACAAGGACCGTTACTTCATTTGTCGCTATGGTTCCGCCTGGGATTCTGCAACCACCTACGAAAAGGATACCTATGGCTGGAAGAATGATGAAATGGGAGCCGTTAAAAAAGGTAGCGCAACAGATTCATTCTACGTTTATAATGGCACATGGAGCTATGACCCCTTGCAGACCTTGTTCCAGAAATGCGATTCAACTAAGATAGGCATGATTCTGCTGGACACTCTAAGCAATCTTTACAAGATCTGTAGAGAATCCGGTATTGATGATGCTACCGCCTTGGAATACAACACTTACCAATGGGAAGCAGGAACCCCAGGTGAAATCAAGACTGGTTCCGTCAACCCTGATTATTACTACTACTATGTAGCCGACAGCGCATGGCGAGAAGCCAAGACCGTCGAAGTAGACACCTACCAATGGGAAGACGGTGTTGATGGCGATGTGAAAATAGGATCCGTGAATACAAGAAACTGTTACATCTACAGCGTGGATTCCTGGCAAGCTACAGCAACAACCATGTGCGACACTTATGGCTGGGCCGACGGTACCGAAGGCGAATTCAAGGCAGGAAACATAAATACCACCATCATTTATGTTTGGGATAGCGATGAATCTGCATGGCGCGAAGCTAAGGATGAATTCGAAAAAAATTATGGCGCATGCACAACCAATCGTGAAGGCGAAGAAATTCCGGTTAAGGCATGCACGATGTCCTGCACAGAAAAGGAATGGAGTCGCGCAACATTTACAGACTCTAGAGACGGCCAAAAATACACCTATGTCACAATCGGCACCCAGACCTGGATGGCAGAAAACCTGAATTTCGTGCCTACAGTAGAATCAGGACAAAGCTGGTGCTATGCAGGATCCAGTCCAGTCCAATCAACTTCTCCCTGCTCTGAAAGAGGCAGATATTATCGCTGGAATGCAGCACTGAATAAGACAAGATCTTCTTGTGGATACGGAGCCAGTTGTTCTTATTCGACCCCCATTCAGGGATCATGTCCTGCAGGTTGGCACATTCCCACTAGAGCCGAATGGAATACCTTAATTTCATTCGTGCAAACAGAATACTCCAACGCCGTATATGCTCTCAGAGCCACTACCACATGGACAACCTCTGATAATGCCACAAACGATTACGGATTTGATCTTAAGGCTTACGGAAGCAACCCATATAGCAATGGTTCGTTCAGCAATGTTGGATCTCGCGCAGATTACTGGACTGCAGACCAGTATTCCTCGAACAACGGCTATTACATTTATTTCAGTTCAAGCAGTAGCACAACAGAATACGCCGACAAGGATGATGCCAGAAATATCCGCTGCGTAAAGGACTAA
- a CDS encoding FISUMP domain-containing protein: MIKHLIFPFLFFLTALCFTNCSTIEISAADKNIEDANGIHHDTVYTTDSLRQFYILNDSIDNVDTVKLDSIRAVIVTHNDTIYLDSITYLVDSSAAKEFEKLVSLDSCAKEWENFRVNIPKGKTYICKDGSWSVYVDYTLNNAAVTGMAQKGPLAYQSNVTITELTLDSLKKTSNSFSDKISGNMGEFVIPKVTLQNPIVEVEAEGTFLNEVTGKWSLQKVTLQAISKLSHKDSTISRDSVNVNLLTHLEYPRVKRLYMKGYSVDAAKKQAQQEIMNALGLGTTVEHAEDLNLYGEKEGDGLLMAVSLLFLRDLDDSTALANIESFRNDLAINGVWNDSALKKDMADWAYRFYVDVKSVNISVNLSSWNIAGISSYTNYLNQFWSNKYGLGQCNSYRKNIILHNKSVAASSTEQYYICNGTNWREATTIEKDTYKWNSCKTGDIKKGNVTDSVYVCGLGNNWTYDYMQTLFQICDESSIGKVVEDSTETLYICTEEGFVQYDVDGAYVLDTRDGQIYKTAKIGTQTWMAENLNFVPTAESDQSWCYEGLGPVQSTSPCSERGRYYRWNAALNKTRSSCGYGVSCTYSNPIQGSCPVGWHIPTLEEWYTLINFVMNEYSNAVFALNSTTTWTNSSYATDIYGFSIKAYGSNPYGNTSFSNVGTHAEFWTADQISTSNSYQISFKYNNYTIESSDKDDARNIRCIKD, encoded by the coding sequence ATGATTAAGCATTTAATTTTTCCCTTTTTGTTTTTTTTGACGGCTTTGTGCTTTACGAACTGTAGTACAATTGAAATTAGTGCTGCTGACAAAAATATCGAAGATGCAAATGGTATTCACCACGATACCGTGTATACTACTGACTCCCTGAGACAATTCTACATCCTCAACGATTCCATCGACAATGTCGACACGGTAAAGTTGGATTCAATTAGGGCAGTCATTGTCACTCACAACGATACCATCTATCTAGATAGCATAACTTACCTGGTAGATTCCTCTGCCGCCAAGGAATTTGAAAAACTGGTAAGCCTGGATTCCTGCGCAAAGGAATGGGAAAACTTTAGGGTAAACATCCCCAAGGGAAAGACATACATTTGTAAAGATGGTTCCTGGTCTGTCTATGTAGACTACACCTTGAATAATGCGGCAGTTACAGGCATGGCCCAGAAGGGGCCTCTCGCCTACCAGTCTAACGTAACCATTACCGAATTAACCCTGGATTCCCTAAAAAAGACGAGTAATAGTTTCAGCGACAAGATTTCTGGTAATATGGGGGAATTCGTGATTCCCAAGGTCACCCTGCAAAATCCCATTGTAGAAGTAGAAGCCGAAGGAACATTCCTTAACGAAGTTACCGGAAAGTGGAGTTTACAGAAGGTGACGCTCCAGGCAATTTCCAAGTTGAGCCACAAGGATTCAACCATCAGCCGCGACAGTGTCAACGTGAATCTGCTGACCCACCTGGAGTACCCCCGCGTAAAAAGACTGTATATGAAGGGCTACAGCGTTGATGCCGCCAAGAAGCAAGCTCAGCAGGAAATCATGAATGCACTAGGACTGGGAACTACCGTAGAACACGCCGAAGACCTGAACTTGTATGGCGAGAAAGAAGGTGATGGCCTGCTGATGGCAGTTTCGTTACTGTTCCTGAGAGATCTTGACGATTCAACCGCTTTGGCAAATATTGAATCCTTCCGCAATGACCTGGCGATCAATGGTGTCTGGAACGATTCTGCATTGAAGAAGGATATGGCCGACTGGGCCTACAGATTTTACGTCGACGTTAAATCCGTCAATATATCCGTAAACCTAAGCAGTTGGAATATTGCGGGAATCTCTTCATATACAAATTATCTGAATCAGTTCTGGTCAAATAAGTATGGCCTGGGCCAATGCAACTCCTACAGAAAAAACATCATTCTTCACAACAAGTCTGTAGCGGCAAGTTCCACTGAACAGTACTATATCTGCAATGGCACCAACTGGCGCGAGGCAACCACCATTGAAAAAGACACTTATAAATGGAATTCCTGCAAAACCGGAGACATCAAGAAAGGTAATGTTACCGATTCAGTCTATGTTTGCGGATTAGGCAATAATTGGACATATGACTACATGCAAACCTTGTTCCAGATTTGTGATGAGTCCTCAATTGGCAAAGTTGTGGAAGACTCCACTGAAACCCTGTATATTTGTACGGAAGAAGGCTTTGTCCAATATGATGTTGATGGCGCATACGTACTTGACACTCGTGACGGCCAGATTTATAAGACGGCCAAGATTGGAACTCAAACCTGGATGGCTGAGAATTTGAATTTCGTGCCTACAGCTGAATCAGACCAAAGTTGGTGTTATGAAGGATTGGGCCCTGTTCAATCAACATCTCCTTGCTCCGAAAGAGGTCGATATTACCGCTGGAATGCCGCACTAAATAAGACAAGATCTTCTTGTGGATATGGAGTTAGTTGCACTTATTCAAACCCCATTCAGGGATCATGTCCTGTAGGTTGGCATATTCCCACATTAGAAGAATGGTATACTCTCATTAATTTTGTGATGAATGAATATTCCAATGCCGTTTTTGCATTAAACTCCACAACCACATGGACAAACTCCAGCTACGCCACCGATATTTATGGATTTAGCATTAAAGCATACGGAAGTAATCCATATGGAAATACTTCGTTCAGCAATGTGGGAACCCATGCAGAATTCTGGACTGCAGATCAGATATCCACAAGCAACAGCTATCAAATTTCATTCAAATACAATAACTACACAATAGAATCCTCGGACAAGGATGATGCCAGAAATATCCGCTGTATCAAGGATTAA